Proteins encoded by one window of Cylindrospermum stagnale PCC 7417:
- a CDS encoding inorganic phosphate transporter — MPYTLVIVAILAFYVAWNLGANDVANAMGTSVGSKAVTLKQALIIAGVLEFSGAILFGQGVTETLGTKIANPALFATTPQTLVIGMLTVLLSSGVWLQIATSRGLPVSSSHAVVGAIAGFTWVALGASAIDWSSLGLITIGWILTPVISGAIAALFYSLIKHWILEQPDPVVQLQEWIPWLSAILLSVFGVIVLPTLTQPLTNSLINQLGYNIPSHDIPLFTGAAAAIGLTFFSWRQLKNSKIPNPVEGLFGRFQLLSACFVAFAHGSNDVGNAIAPLAVIVYINQTGGVPADSLTIPIWILILGGAGIVGGLAVWGKKVIATIGENIISLQPSSGFCAEIATATTILVASRLGLPVSTSHALVGGVVGIGLVQNIKSIKFSTLQGIAAAWLITVPVSAVLSGAIFSIARIFFL; from the coding sequence ATGCCCTATACCCTAGTTATAGTCGCCATACTAGCCTTTTACGTCGCCTGGAATCTCGGCGCTAACGATGTCGCCAATGCGATGGGAACCTCTGTGGGTTCCAAAGCTGTCACCTTAAAACAGGCACTAATTATTGCTGGGGTATTAGAGTTTAGCGGTGCTATCTTGTTTGGGCAGGGAGTCACAGAAACCCTAGGAACGAAAATTGCTAACCCTGCCTTATTCGCCACAACACCGCAAACATTAGTTATTGGCATGTTAACGGTACTGCTGTCTAGTGGCGTGTGGCTGCAAATTGCCACATCACGGGGTTTGCCTGTATCCTCATCTCATGCAGTTGTCGGTGCGATCGCCGGATTTACTTGGGTAGCCTTGGGCGCAAGTGCCATCGATTGGTCATCACTAGGCTTAATCACCATTGGCTGGATTTTAACACCTGTAATCAGTGGTGCGATCGCCGCTTTGTTTTACAGTCTGATCAAACACTGGATTTTAGAACAACCAGATCCAGTAGTGCAGTTACAAGAGTGGATACCCTGGTTAAGCGCAATTTTATTGAGTGTATTTGGCGTAATTGTCTTACCAACCCTCACTCAACCCCTGACAAACTCTTTAATTAACCAACTTGGGTACAACATCCCTTCTCACGACATCCCACTTTTTACAGGTGCAGCAGCAGCCATTGGACTCACCTTCTTCAGTTGGCGACAATTAAAAAACAGTAAAATCCCAAATCCCGTTGAAGGATTATTTGGACGATTTCAATTGTTGAGTGCTTGCTTTGTCGCCTTTGCTCATGGTTCTAATGATGTCGGAAATGCGATCGCTCCCTTAGCTGTAATCGTCTACATCAATCAAACCGGTGGCGTACCCGCAGATAGTCTTACCATCCCCATCTGGATACTCATCCTTGGTGGTGCTGGCATTGTCGGTGGTTTAGCGGTTTGGGGTAAAAAAGTCATCGCCACCATTGGCGAAAACATCATTTCCTTGCAACCTAGTAGTGGATTCTGTGCCGAAATCGCCACCGCCACCACCATTTTAGTAGCCTCCCGCTTAGGTTTACCCGTCTCGACCTCCCACGCACTCGTTGGCGGTGTAGTTGGTATCGGACTAGTGCAAAATATCAAATCAATTAAATTTTCAACTCTCCAAGGAATCGCCGCCGCCTGGTTAATTACAGTCCCCGTCAGCGCCGTTCTCAGCGGTGCTATTTTTAGCATTGCCCGGATTTTCTTTCTTTAA
- a CDS encoding FAD-dependent oxidoreductase: MVNQTYTADVLVVGGGTGGTAAAIQAARRGAKTILVSEFSWLGGMLTSAGVSAPDGNELEAFQTGLWGAFLQELRRRQSGGLDNSWVSFFSYDPRIGAEIFADWVQELPNLQWISGKVPLEVLRTGDCITGVRFTDFTVTAQVILDGTELGDLLALGEIPYRWGWEWRLPPALRSAQSPRLGRSPSQWGEPSAPDKPNALTERYPVQAPTWVVIMQDFGDAEAPVIPAAPNYDPSQFTGAWDDYGPEKFLNYGRLPDNRFMINWPICGNDYGLGVGRLLESETSRREFLQECRWHSQNFAHFIQTHLGRRYGLAEGIFPSSPDAFALHPYYRESRRLIGLTTVCEHDILPLPGGRVASLFDDAIAVGNYANDHHYPGVKFPLQPKSIRWGGRWTGTPFTIPYKSLIPATTDGLLVCEKNISVSHIANGATRLQPVVLGIGQAAGMAAALCVELNCQPRDLAVRMLQEALLKCDRFGRGAAHRAKAAIIPLFNLPPNHPEWLHWQFYYLDHPEAYPASGNYPGSLIAESDYSIEELDCVTGVFHRLDWQNYRLHITTPTKYQYLDWQIVTKRSHIDEQLQALSDEQIITVWGHLNLSGNWFLIEHLDRE; the protein is encoded by the coding sequence ATGGTTAATCAGACATATACAGCCGATGTCTTAGTTGTGGGTGGGGGAACCGGCGGGACTGCTGCGGCTATCCAAGCGGCGCGGAGAGGCGCTAAAACTATCCTTGTGAGTGAGTTTTCTTGGTTGGGGGGAATGCTAACCTCGGCGGGGGTTTCTGCACCGGATGGGAATGAATTAGAAGCTTTTCAGACGGGGTTATGGGGTGCGTTTTTACAGGAATTGAGACGCCGACAATCGGGGGGATTAGATAATAGCTGGGTGAGCTTTTTTAGTTATGATCCGCGTATTGGGGCGGAGATTTTCGCCGATTGGGTGCAGGAATTGCCCAATTTACAGTGGATTTCGGGAAAAGTGCCGTTAGAGGTTTTGCGGACGGGGGACTGTATTACAGGTGTCCGCTTTACAGATTTCACCGTCACCGCTCAGGTGATTCTCGACGGTACAGAGTTAGGAGATTTATTGGCTTTAGGAGAAATACCTTACCGTTGGGGCTGGGAATGGCGATTGCCTCCGGCACTGCGCTCCGCGCAATCGCCTAGGTTGGGGCGAAGCCCATCGCAATGGGGAGAGCCGAGCGCACCAGACAAACCTAATGCTCTCACAGAAAGATATCCTGTGCAAGCGCCAACTTGGGTAGTAATTATGCAAGATTTTGGTGATGCAGAAGCACCAGTTATTCCCGCTGCTCCTAATTATGATCCATCTCAGTTTACAGGTGCTTGGGATGACTATGGCCCTGAGAAATTTCTCAATTACGGACGCTTGCCAGATAATCGATTTATGATTAATTGGCCTATCTGTGGCAATGACTACGGCCTTGGGGTTGGGCGTTTGCTAGAGTCGGAGACATCAAGACGTGAGTTTCTCCAAGAATGTCGCTGGCATAGCCAAAACTTTGCCCATTTTATCCAAACTCACCTTGGTCGTCGCTATGGTTTAGCAGAAGGGATTTTTCCTTCTTCCCCTGATGCCTTTGCACTGCATCCCTATTACCGGGAAAGCCGCCGCTTAATCGGGCTAACTACCGTTTGTGAGCATGATATTTTACCATTACCAGGGGGTAGAGTAGCATCTCTTTTTGATGATGCGATCGCAGTTGGTAACTACGCCAATGACCACCATTATCCTGGTGTTAAGTTCCCACTGCAACCAAAATCTATCCGCTGGGGGGGACGTTGGACGGGGACTCCCTTTACAATTCCCTATAAAAGCTTAATTCCTGCCACTACAGATGGTTTGTTAGTCTGTGAGAAGAATATTTCTGTCTCCCATATTGCTAACGGTGCTACCAGACTGCAACCTGTGGTCTTGGGCATTGGTCAAGCAGCGGGTATGGCGGCGGCTTTATGCGTGGAGTTAAACTGCCAGCCAAGGGATTTAGCGGTGAGGATGCTGCAAGAAGCTTTATTAAAATGCGATCGCTTCGGGCGGGGCGCAGCCCATCGCGCAAAAGCAGCAATTATCCCTTTATTTAATTTACCGCCCAATCATCCAGAGTGGCTACACTGGCAATTTTATTATTTAGACCATCCAGAAGCTTATCCCGCCAGCGGTAATTACCCAGGCTCATTAATTGCTGAGTCTGATTACTCAATTGAGGAATTGGACTGTGTTACAGGCGTTTTTCACCGCTTGGATTGGCAAAACTACAGATTGCATATCACAACACCAACCAAATATCAATACCTCGATTGGCAGATTGTGACTAAGCGATCGCACATTGATGAGCAACTACAAGCCCTGAGCGATGAACAAATTATTACAGTCTGGGGACATCTAAACCTTTCTGGTAATTGGTTTCTAATCGAACATCTAGATAGAGAATAA
- a CDS encoding zinc-dependent dehydrogenase, whose amino-acid sequence MKAQVFRGVNQLSYEEIPVPTLEPDEVLVQVRVVGLCQSDIKKIRYPLYEPPRIFGHETAGIIAAVGSQVVGWQEGQRVAVMHHIPCMRCAYCLNDNFSMCNVYKNISTTAGFNASGGGFAEYVKVPGHIVQNGGLIPIPDDISFEEASFVEPTNCCLKAVKKAQIAPGQTVLVTGAGPIGLMFMMLVKYFGGKAIATDLLPSRIEKALEVGAEAAFDARDPDLAAKIHALTDGMGVDVTLLAVPSDKAFFQALDCTRKGGKILFFAEFPDELTIPINPNTLYRREIDLMGSYSSSYRLQGLSADIVFNRRIDVSALISDRYPLQNLSAAVEMAIAPTPETYKILIYP is encoded by the coding sequence GTGAAAGCACAGGTATTTAGAGGCGTCAATCAATTATCCTACGAAGAGATCCCAGTCCCGACGCTGGAACCAGATGAAGTATTGGTACAGGTGCGGGTTGTGGGGTTGTGTCAGTCAGATATTAAAAAAATTCGCTATCCACTATATGAACCACCGCGCATTTTTGGACATGAAACCGCTGGAATTATTGCGGCTGTGGGTTCTCAGGTTGTAGGTTGGCAAGAGGGACAGCGGGTGGCTGTGATGCACCACATTCCTTGTATGCGTTGCGCCTACTGTCTAAATGATAATTTCTCAATGTGCAATGTGTACAAAAATATCTCCACCACAGCGGGTTTTAACGCCAGTGGCGGCGGTTTTGCTGAGTATGTGAAGGTACCAGGTCATATTGTCCAAAATGGGGGCTTAATTCCGATTCCTGATGATATTAGTTTTGAAGAAGCGAGTTTTGTTGAACCAACTAACTGCTGTTTGAAAGCGGTGAAAAAAGCCCAAATCGCACCCGGACAAACGGTTTTGGTGACTGGTGCGGGGCCGATTGGGTTAATGTTTATGATGTTGGTGAAGTATTTCGGCGGAAAAGCGATCGCTACTGATTTACTCCCATCCAGAATTGAAAAAGCCCTAGAAGTGGGAGCAGAAGCGGCTTTTGACGCTCGTGATCCTGATTTAGCCGCCAAAATTCATGCTCTCACCGATGGCATGGGTGTGGATGTCACCTTGTTAGCTGTCCCCAGTGATAAAGCCTTCTTTCAAGCGCTTGACTGCACCCGCAAAGGCGGAAAAATCCTCTTTTTCGCTGAGTTTCCCGATGAGTTGACAATTCCCATTAATCCCAATACACTCTACCGTCGAGAGATTGACTTGATGGGCAGTTATAGCTCATCCTATCGGCTTCAGGGTTTATCGGCGGATATTGTCTTTAATCGTCGCATTGATGTGTCAGCTTTGATTAGCGATCGCTATCCATTACAAAATTTATCAGCAGCTGTCGAAATGGCGATCGCACCCACACCAGAAACCTACAAAATCTTAATTTATCCGTAA
- a CDS encoding EamA family transporter, with translation MGRFEKRPDNPRVRGDLSRAAENALWAVVEDLENLQQTVLRSLQEDVKRLEGDKNRLADDIERLLVEKEKLQQARQITEQQVLIRQLAEVLAKHISSQLQSSLATLASQAIEGESYGRATLKSAEVKSDINENVGQMLDTLDDTVTITFNSLQQELKNYQSSLSQQLSRMYNQQQQGEAILAEFVNRLHEELEKTQEETPLQAATTPTVLQLIDPREKSFFEASTTRNGTEPISLIPKEFSNGETKSEPPLSFQSPQENTTEPISVLNPELSESTITSPLPGISAPQENTTEPISVLNPELSESTITSPLPGISAPQENTTEPISVLNPELPESTTTSPLPGISATQENTTEPISVLNPELPESTITSPLPGISATQENTTEPISVLNPELSESTTTSPLPGISATQSEIFEPISVLNPDLSESTITSPLPGISAPQSEIFEPISVLNPDLSEGTTTSPTPTASIPKPLPREKAREPISVLRPDLSTTSTATAKSASKQGATPRRRQSRSAPNWSPVQVGFLLVVLSTVVSSLYNVAVKAIFQTGSEIFGGLAPTVGNILLVLMLRLLVVVPLMLLLAPILHPPVWQDLQNLFDAKRRNANSDLAMTQRVLLLSIVSGCCLFLSQVLIYMAIGEVATGVAIALFFIYPSITALLSWFLFRDRPNLWGAGAIASIFCGELLVLGSSPNIGNSSLGSSTAIFSGIAFAVYVILTRLCSDKLHPVSFTLINFATMLLCSFICLLVPLPSSWSLAIDSSRLLELILSAFMLGVLTLCGYLFNNFGIRQLGASRSAIIGASVPVLTVIFAGLMIQESLDIVQVLGVLLVTFGAAAFSFEKMRNQVKPSSSPN, from the coding sequence ATGGGGCGATTTGAGAAGCGACCAGACAACCCACGAGTCAGAGGCGACCTATCCAGAGCAGCAGAAAATGCCCTCTGGGCTGTAGTTGAAGATTTGGAAAATCTCCAGCAGACTGTGCTGAGGTCGTTGCAGGAAGATGTAAAGCGGCTGGAAGGAGACAAAAACCGTTTAGCTGATGACATTGAACGGCTGTTAGTGGAAAAAGAAAAATTACAGCAGGCGCGGCAAATTACTGAACAGCAAGTGTTAATTCGTCAGCTAGCCGAAGTTTTGGCGAAGCACATCTCAAGCCAACTGCAATCGTCACTGGCGACATTAGCAAGCCAAGCAATTGAGGGCGAATCCTACGGACGAGCTACGCTGAAGTCCGCTGAGGTAAAAAGCGATATCAATGAGAATGTCGGTCAAATGCTTGACACGCTCGATGATACCGTTACCATCACCTTTAACTCACTGCAACAGGAGCTAAAAAACTACCAAAGTAGTCTTTCCCAACAGTTGTCCCGGATGTATAACCAACAACAGCAAGGGGAAGCAATATTGGCAGAGTTTGTGAATCGCCTACATGAAGAACTGGAAAAAACCCAAGAAGAAACCCCCTTACAAGCTGCAACAACACCAACTGTGTTGCAACTAATTGACCCACGAGAAAAAAGTTTCTTTGAAGCATCCACAACGAGAAACGGTACCGAGCCAATTTCTCTTATCCCCAAAGAATTCTCAAACGGCGAAACTAAATCCGAGCCTCCTCTTAGTTTTCAATCACCCCAGGAAAATACCACCGAGCCAATATCTGTCCTCAACCCAGAGTTGTCAGAGAGCACAATTACATCCCCACTCCCTGGAATCTCGGCACCCCAGGAAAATACCACCGAGCCAATATCTGTCCTCAACCCAGAGTTGTCAGAGAGCACAATTACATCCCCACTCCCTGGAATCTCGGCACCCCAGGAAAACACCACCGAGCCAATATCTGTCCTCAACCCAGAGTTACCAGAGAGTACAACTACATCCCCACTCCCTGGAATCTCAGCAACCCAGGAAAATACCACCGAGCCAATATCTGTCCTCAACCCAGAGTTACCAGAGAGCACAATTACATCCCCACTCCCTGGAATCTCAGCAACCCAGGAAAATACCACCGAGCCAATATCTGTCCTCAACCCAGAGTTGTCAGAGAGTACAACTACATCTCCACTCCCTGGAATCTCGGCAACCCAGTCCGAGATTTTTGAGCCAATATCTGTCCTCAACCCAGATTTGTCAGAGAGCACCATTACATCTCCACTCCCTGGGATCTCAGCACCCCAGTCCGAGATTTTTGAGCCAATATCTGTCCTCAACCCAGATTTGTCAGAGGGTACAACTACATCCCCAACCCCTACGGCCTCAATACCCAAGCCGCTACCAAGGGAAAAGGCCCGTGAGCCAATTTCCGTCCTCAGACCGGACTTATCAACTACATCCACAGCGACTGCTAAATCAGCATCAAAGCAGGGAGCAACACCCCGGCGCAGACAATCTCGTAGTGCCCCAAACTGGTCGCCGGTTCAGGTAGGTTTTTTGTTAGTTGTGCTCTCAACGGTGGTGTCGTCACTTTACAACGTAGCTGTTAAGGCGATTTTCCAAACAGGTTCGGAGATTTTCGGAGGGTTAGCGCCGACTGTAGGCAATATTCTCTTGGTTTTGATGCTGCGATTACTGGTGGTTGTGCCACTGATGTTACTTTTGGCTCCCATACTGCATCCGCCAGTTTGGCAAGACTTGCAAAATCTATTTGATGCCAAACGCAGAAATGCTAATTCTGATCTGGCGATGACACAGCGGGTTTTGCTGTTGTCGATTGTCAGTGGCTGCTGTTTGTTTTTGTCTCAGGTGCTGATTTACATGGCTATTGGTGAAGTCGCGACTGGGGTGGCGATCGCACTTTTCTTTATCTATCCCTCAATTACTGCCCTCTTATCCTGGTTTCTATTTCGCGATCGCCCTAATTTATGGGGTGCCGGTGCGATCGCCTCGATTTTCTGCGGTGAATTGCTGGTTTTAGGGAGTTCTCCCAACATCGGTAATAGCTCCCTCGGAAGTAGCACTGCCATATTTTCTGGCATCGCCTTTGCTGTTTATGTGATTCTGACGCGGTTATGTTCTGACAAACTGCATCCAGTATCTTTTACATTAATTAACTTCGCTACCATGTTGCTATGTAGCTTTATCTGTTTATTAGTTCCTTTACCAAGTAGTTGGAGTTTAGCGATTGACTCCTCTAGATTACTGGAACTAATTTTAAGCGCTTTTATGTTGGGGGTACTGACTCTCTGCGGTTACTTATTCAATAATTTTGGCATTCGCCAACTAGGTGCCTCGCGGTCAGCCATTATTGGTGCCTCTGTCCCAGTTTTAACCGTGATTTTTGCCGGATTGATGATTCAGGAGTCCTTGGATATTGTCCAAGTTTTAGGCGTGTTATTAGTAACTTTTGGCGCAGCAGCATTCAGCTTTGAAAAAATGCGGAATCAGGTTAAACCTTCTAGTTCTCCAAATTAA
- a CDS encoding Rieske 2Fe-2S domain-containing protein, whose product MQAEFNFFQHWYPLSPIEDIAPQRPVPVTLLGIRLVIWKSKLSENYRVFLDQCPHRLAPLSEGRVDDKTGNLMCSYHGWQFDEQGICTHIPQAENPELVAKNQRNFCVVSLPVRQENDLLWVWPDADSTELAANTPLPLSPQIDVKKGFVWSSYVRDLEYDWQTLVENVADPSHVPFAHHGVQGNRETATPIALNIIKSTENLIEASTAGRFQTTITFEPPCRLEYAISVPNSDKQLGLVTYCIPVSPGKCRIVAQFPRNFAKTLHRFIPRWWNHIKTRNQVLDGDMILLHQQEYLLQQKQLSESWKTAYKLPTSADRLVIEFRNWFDKYCQGKLPWHQVGIIAPERWQINDNRAVILDCYKQHTQHCSSCRNALKNLQHLQIALLAYFVITISGVAILPDALRMRLGLPLVITALLGLGAYSWLKFRLIPKFYFVDYIHAEK is encoded by the coding sequence ATGCAAGCTGAGTTTAACTTTTTTCAGCATTGGTATCCCCTCTCACCAATTGAAGACATCGCTCCACAGCGTCCAGTTCCCGTAACTCTTCTGGGAATCCGTTTAGTGATTTGGAAGTCTAAGTTATCTGAGAATTACAGGGTATTTTTAGATCAGTGTCCTCACCGTCTTGCACCCTTGAGTGAGGGACGTGTTGACGATAAGACAGGAAATTTAATGTGTAGTTATCACGGTTGGCAATTTGATGAGCAAGGCATCTGTACTCACATTCCCCAAGCTGAAAATCCTGAACTTGTAGCTAAAAATCAACGAAATTTCTGTGTAGTTTCCCTCCCAGTGCGGCAGGAAAATGATTTACTTTGGGTCTGGCCTGATGCTGATTCAACAGAACTAGCTGCAAATACACCCTTGCCTTTGTCACCGCAAATAGATGTTAAGAAAGGTTTTGTTTGGTCTTCTTATGTCCGCGATTTGGAATATGACTGGCAGACCTTAGTAGAAAATGTAGCAGATCCTAGTCATGTTCCTTTTGCACATCATGGGGTACAGGGTAATCGAGAAACAGCAACACCCATAGCCCTAAACATTATTAAATCAACAGAAAATTTGATTGAGGCAAGTACGGCTGGACGCTTCCAAACCACAATCACTTTTGAACCACCTTGTCGCTTGGAATATGCAATTAGTGTTCCCAACTCAGACAAGCAACTGGGACTAGTTACCTACTGTATTCCTGTGTCTCCAGGTAAATGCAGAATTGTCGCCCAGTTTCCCCGCAACTTTGCTAAAACGCTGCATCGTTTCATACCCCGTTGGTGGAATCATATCAAAACTCGGAATCAGGTTCTCGATGGAGATATGATTTTGCTACATCAGCAGGAGTATTTACTTCAACAAAAACAATTAAGTGAAAGTTGGAAAACTGCTTATAAATTACCTACAAGTGCAGATCGTTTAGTGATTGAGTTTCGGAATTGGTTCGATAAATATTGTCAGGGAAAGTTACCTTGGCATCAAGTAGGAATTATTGCTCCTGAAAGGTGGCAAATAAATGATAACCGCGCTGTCATCTTGGATTGTTACAAACAACATACCCAGCATTGTAGTAGTTGTCGAAATGCGCTAAAAAATCTACAGCATTTGCAAATAGCACTTTTAGCTTATTTTGTGATTACTATTTCTGGTGTGGCGATTCTTCCTGATGCTTTACGTATGCGGCTAGGTTTACCACTAGTCATTACAGCACTTTTAGGACTGGGAGCTTATTCTTGGCTGAAATTCCGGCTCATTCCTAAATTTTACTTTGTCGATTATATTCATGCTGAGAAATAA